The Aestuariibius sp. HNIBRBA575 nucleotide sequence TGCTGCTGGCCCGGATCCGCGCCCAGCTGCGCACCCATGAACAAAGCGAAGACGCTGTGTTTCAGTTGGGGCCCTATACGTTCCAGCCTGCGCAGAAATTGCTGGTCACCGAAGACGACAAAAAGGTGCGCCTGACCGAAAAAGAAACCAATATTCTGAAGTTCCTGTATCGCGCGACGGAACGGGTTGTTGCCCGTGATGTGCTGCTACACGAAGTCTGGGGTTACAATGCGGGGGTGACAACCCACACATTGGAAACCCATATCTATCGTCTGCGTCAGAAAATCGAACCTGATCCATCCAATGCACGCCTGTTGGTCACCGAAAGCGGTGGCTATCGGTTGGTCGCCTGATCTGAGCGACCGCATTTGAACATGGGGCGTTGCGCCCCATGATTCCCCCAAGCCCCAGATGTCGGGGGTCCATGTTGATGGGCATAGGACATCACCTCCCTGTTGGACTTGCCCCGGCTTCGCGCCGGGGTTTTTTTATGTGACCTGACGGAACGGGCATCCCTGTCTTTACGTTTGTTGCGGTGATCCTCATCTATCGACGGAACAATCAGAAAGATGATGTATGAAACGTGTTGTGTATTCCGAATTCGGGCATCCTGCCGACGTGGTTTCGGTCCTGGATGTAACGCGCGGCCCGCTCGACCCTGGACAGGTTCGGATTGACGTAATGCGCAGCCCGATCAACCCGTCTGATTTGCTTCAAATCGCGGGGCAATATGGGGTGAAACCGCCCCTGCCTGCGACCCCGGGCAACGAAGGTATCGGTCGGATCGTCGACATGGCAGAGGATGTTCAAGGCCTGAAAATCGACCAAATTGTGATGATCCCGGCCGGAATTGGCGTCTGGCAGCAACAGATCGATGCACCTGCGCTGGGCTTGATCCCGCTGCCTGAGGCGGATCTGGATCAATTGTCGATGATCACCATCAACCCGCCCACAGCTTATTTGTTGCTGGATGATTTCGTTGATCTGCAGGCCGGGGATTGGATCATTCAATCGGCCGCCAATTCCGCAGTTGGCGGCTATGTGGTGCAATTGGCCAAAGAGCGCGGGATCAGAACCATCAATATCGTGCGCCGAGAGGATGCAATCGCCCCATTGCAGCAATTGGGCGCTGACGTGGTGGTGCTGGATGGCCCCAACATGGAAGCTGACATTCGTGCGGCCGTGGGCGACGGCAAAATCCGGCTGGGGATTGATGCGGTCAGTGGGGCGCTCTTTGCGCGGATGGCAGATCTGCTGAGCAATGGCGGCACCATGGTGTCCTATGGCGCATTGTCGGGTGAGGCGGCGCAAGTGTCCCCGCAGGCGACGATTTTCCGCGACATTCAGGTGCGTGGTTTCTGGCTGGCGCGTTGGTTCGGCGTGGCGGATCAGGCCCGCAAAATTGACGTGTTCAGCAACTTGATCACCCGTATCGCAACCGGTGCCATCACCGCCCCGGTCGAAGCGGTCTATGGGTTGGACGATATCCATACGGCCATGGAACATGCTGCAAAACCAAACCGTTCGGGAAAAATCCTAATCGCCCCGAACGGATAAATGATCCGGCTTGGCGTGGGTTATTCCGTGCCAAGCCCCAATGTGATGTCGGCGCAGATAGCGGCACGAATATCGGAATCATCCCCGCCATTTTCGAATGTCGTCGTGACAAATTCGCCAATTCGAGTTTGGTATTCGTTCAGATGCAGCACCCCATCGCCCCGCGCATTGACGATGTCAGCGACGTCTTCACGTGATAATTTCGATGACGGGCCGATTATTTCAAACAAAAAATCTGTGATCGCAGCATGTGTGATTTCATCCACCGGGATCGTACGCAACATACTGACATTGCTTGCTAATGTTGCGACACGTTGCGCACCTTGGGATCGGCGCAATTCATCCTGTTCCGCCTCTGACAATGCATCATAGTCGGGTCGTGGTTGCTGTTGCTCTGCGTCGTATAGGTCTTGGATATAAACCGCATAATCCAGCGCGCTTAGGAACTTTGATTGCCCCCCAGAGGCGACAACATGTTCCCAATAAGATTGGACATGGCAATTATTCATCAATGACGCGGAGGTTTCAAAAATGAGGGGAATGGACCGGACGCGAAACAGATCAGTTTGGGTTAAGGGATAGGCGATGATCGATTCAAGCCCACCAGAAAATTCCAAGGTCCCATCAGCATGCACACTAAGTTGCGTGTTGTTCAGTGCAAACAAAATGGGGCCGATTACGAAAATCTGTTCGTCAAACGGACCACCACGAACACGCCAATCCGACGGGTAATCGTCAGCGGTGTTGGTCTGGCCATCGATATGAAATGTTTTGCCTTCGATCCGGGTATCCAGCGTTAGCCCGTCCCAATAGATCCGGCACCAATTCGTTTGCTCACACAGGTCATAGTCAGGTGAGAAATATGGGACAATTGCAACTTTTGTACTGTCGGCGGATATGGTTAGGTGAACCAGTCGCGGTACAACAATGTCAGGGTTATGGACCCGCGTCCTGATCAGGTATTCCCCCTGAATGCCCTGCGCCTGCGAAACATTAGGGGTTCCAAGCAAACACAGAGTGGAAAACAGGGCTGTAATTTGGGCAATAATCCGGAACATGACGATAAATTCTAACCTCTATAGCAATTGCAAAAACCTAACACTAATGTCGGCCTGAGTATACGGAGCGCCAAAAATGTCATTCACTCTTGCCACCTGGAATATCAACTCTGTCCGTTTGCGTGAACCGCTGGTTGCGCAATTGATGCGCGAGGAAACGCCAGACGTTTTGTGCCTGCAAGAATGCAAAAGCCCGGTTGATAAAATCCCGCGCGAAACCTTTGCTGAGCTTGGCTATACCCACATGGTGGCACGGGGGCAAAAGGGCTATAATGGCGTTGCGATCCTGTCGAAATTGCCGATCAAAGAGGTAGATGCCTTTGATTTTGCCGATTTAGGTCATGCGCGTCACATTGCAGGGCAGCTGGAAAACGGGGTCACGATCCACAATTTCTATGTGCCCGCAGGCGGTGACAAAGCAGACCGTGAGGTCAACGAAAAATTCGGCCAGAAACTGGATTATCTGACGGATATGCGCGACCATTTTGCCAATAATGCACCGCAAAAATCCATTCTGGTCGGGGATTTGAACATTGCCCCACGCGAAGACGATGTTTGGTCCCATAAACAATTGCTCAAAGTTGTCAGCCACACCCCAATTGAGGTGGACCATCTAAATGACGTGATGGAGGCCGGAAAATGGGTCGATATCACCCGTCAGGATATCCCCGAAGGCCCGCTTTATAGCTGGTGGTCCTATCGGTCACCAAACTGGGACGATTCCGACAAAGGCCGCCGGTTGGATCATGTCTGGGCGACGCCCGATATTTCCAATGCTGGGCATAACAGCCGTGTGCTACGCCATGTGCGTGGCTACGAAAAGCCCAGCGATCACGCGCCGGTTTTTGCTGAATTTGACGTCTGATCCAATGATCTGACGCGACTTGGCCCTTTTCCAACCGGGTCAGACCGCCCATATAGGGCAAAACGGAATGAATGGGGGCTGATATGCTCGAATTGAATGCAAATGCTGCGCCTGCTGCGGACCTGATCAAAGACGGCACACAAGACACCTTTATGGCGGATGTTGTAGAAGCGTCCAAAACAGTCCCGGTGATTGTGGATTTCTGGGCGCCATGGTGTGGCCCGTGTAAAACGCTTGGCCCTGCTCTTGAGGCGGCGGTGACCAAAGCCAAGGGCGCGGTCAAAATGGTCAAGATCGACGTCGATCAAAACCAGCAATTGGTGCAAATGCTGGCGCAACAGGGCCTGCCCATGCAGTCTATTCCGACGGTTGTTGCGTTCTTTGAAGGCCAAATCGCGGACATGTTTCAGGGCGCATTGCCGCAATCCCAGTTGGATGAATTTGTCGGTAAACTGGCGGTTCTAGGCGGGGGCGAGGCAGATGGCGGTCTGGCCGACGCATTAGAAGCCGCCGAAACCATGCTGGCCGAAGGCGAAGCAGAAGACGCGGTCGAAACCTTTGCGGCTGTGTTAGAAGAAGACCCAAACAGCGCACTGGCCTATTCCGGTTTGGCACGATCCTATCTGGCACTGGACCAAGTGGACCAAGCCGAAGCCGTGCTGAATGGTGTTCCTGCTGACATCAGCGAAGCCCCTGAAATTGAAGCGGTATATGCGCAAATTGCATTGGCAAAACAGGCGGCAGATGCCGGGCCGGTTGCCGAATTGCGCGCCGCAGTTGAGGCCAATCCAACGGATCTTCAGGCGCTGTTTGACCTGTCTTCTGCGCTGCACGCATCCGGGGATGCACAAGGTGCCGTTGACGCGCTGCTGGACAGTTTTCGCGTTGATCGCGACTGGAATGATGGCGCGGCCAAGACGCAATTGTTCACGATTTTCGATGCATTGCCCGCCAATGATCCGATCGTTTTGAACGGTCGTCGTAAATTGTCGTCGTTGATCTTTGTCTAACCCAAAGTTTGCGCTATATTCGGTCTATGATGCACGCAGCTGATCTGCCGGATGTTCTGCCGATCTTTCCGTTGCCCGGGGCGCTTTTGCTACCGCGGGCGCGGCTTCCCTTGCACGTGTTTGAACCTCGATATCTGGCGATGCTGGACGATACGTTTAAGACGCAAAATCGGATGATTGGGCTGATTCAACCCCAAGACGCGCATGGGGCCTTGCGATCGACGGGCTGTGCGGGGCGTGTCACGTCATTCTCGGAAACCGAGGATGGGCGTTATATGATCACGCTGACCGGGATTAGCCGTTATCAAATTGATGAAGAAATAGAAGGCTTTACGCCGTATCGACGTGCCAAAGTGATCTGGCGTGACTTCCCGCAGGATTTGGGCGAACCAGAACGTGACCCAGGGTTTGATTTTGAAACATTCATGACGTTGTTAAAACGGTTTTTAGCGGTCAAAAACATATCGGCTGATTGGGAAAACCTAAAGGATGCCGATCCCGAAATGGTGATCAATTCACTATCCATGTTGTTGCCATTATCAAACGAAGACAAACAGGCGTTGTTGGAAACAAAGACGTTGCAAAAAAGGCGTGAAACCCTTGTGACGTTGATAGAATTCGCGTTAATGAATGGGCGCAACGAAGAGGTGATGCAGTGACCGATGTGACCGAATTTGATCCCAAAATGTTGGAAGCCCTGATTTGCCCCCAAACGCATGCGCCCCTGACCTATGATGCGCAAAATCAGGAATTGGTTAGCAAGGCGGCGCATTTGGCCTTTCCGATCCGCGGTGGCATCCCAATTATGTTGGTCGATGAGGCCCGAAAACTGGACTAACGGCCCAGAAAATGTGGTGCCTTTAATTTTTTGTTCACCATGTGTTCCTATCATGTTCCAATGATAAGGAGATTTCGGATGGACCTATCACCTGCGGATGAATTGGCTCAGATTCGGGCTGAAATGCAGAAACTGCAATTGCGTAAAACCGAACTTGAATGTGGATTCAAACGCGGTGAGCTTGAGGTTCTGGGGCGATATGTTCAAGCGGAAGTGCAGCTAGAAGAAAAGCAGGTTTTTGTCAAAGAATTGCTACCTGATGCCGTTCTAAATGACCCGCAACATTGGCGCACTGATTTCACCGATGTTGTTGTCTTGCGTCCGATTGTAGGTGTTTCACCGCATAAGGCGCGGCAAATCACCTGTCAGACCGGCAGCTTCACGGATAAAATTGCGGCGCAATCCCGGAACAGCGTTGACCGCGCTCAGGCCGAAATCTCTTAATCCGCGCAGCACGGGATTATCGTTGGAAAACAGTTTATTAAAGGTATCTGTCGCCAGGGCCAGTGATGCAGTATCGAACCGACGCCATTGTTGGTAGCGACGCAAAACCTGTTTGTTTCCAATGTCTTCGCCACGGGCACGTGCGGCGCTTAGCACCTCTGCCAAGGCACCGACATCCCGCAATCCGGCGTTTAGCCCCTGACCCGCAATTGGATGCATGCCATGGGCCGCATCGCCAACCAACGCAATCCTGTCATCGATAAAACGATCAGCAAGTGTCAGATTCAGAGGATAAGAAAACCGGGTGCTTGCCAGCTGAATATCCCCGAGAAATGACCCAAATGCGGGGCGCAATGCTTCAAGAAATGTGCCTTCATTCATTGCCATTAACTCTGCCGCGCGGGCGTGGGTTTCGCTCCAAACAATGGAGGAGACGTTACCTGGCAGCGGCAAAATCGCCAATGGACCGGCGGGCATAAAGAATTGATGCGCTATCCCTTGGTGAGGATGTTCATGTGCAATTGCGCAGGTGACGGCGGTTTGGCCATAATCCCACCCTTTGCGCCCAATGC carries:
- a CDS encoding response regulator transcription factor, yielding MAQLRKILLVDDDDDLREALSEQLIMTEDFDVFEAANGSEAMTKAKEGLYDLVILDVGLPDTDGRELCRLMRKQGVKCPIVMLTGHDSDSDTILGLDAGANDYVPKPFKFPVLLARIRAQLRTHEQSEDAVFQLGPYTFQPAQKLLVTEDDKKVRLTEKETNILKFLYRATERVVARDVLLHEVWGYNAGVTTHTLETHIYRLRQKIEPDPSNARLLVTESGGYRLVA
- a CDS encoding zinc-dependent alcohol dehydrogenase family protein, yielding MKRVVYSEFGHPADVVSVLDVTRGPLDPGQVRIDVMRSPINPSDLLQIAGQYGVKPPLPATPGNEGIGRIVDMAEDVQGLKIDQIVMIPAGIGVWQQQIDAPALGLIPLPEADLDQLSMITINPPTAYLLLDDFVDLQAGDWIIQSAANSAVGGYVVQLAKERGIRTINIVRREDAIAPLQQLGADVVVLDGPNMEADIRAAVGDGKIRLGIDAVSGALFARMADLLSNGGTMVSYGALSGEAAQVSPQATIFRDIQVRGFWLARWFGVADQARKIDVFSNLITRIATGAITAPVEAVYGLDDIHTAMEHAAKPNRSGKILIAPNG
- a CDS encoding exodeoxyribonuclease III, with amino-acid sequence MSFTLATWNINSVRLREPLVAQLMREETPDVLCLQECKSPVDKIPRETFAELGYTHMVARGQKGYNGVAILSKLPIKEVDAFDFADLGHARHIAGQLENGVTIHNFYVPAGGDKADREVNEKFGQKLDYLTDMRDHFANNAPQKSILVGDLNIAPREDDVWSHKQLLKVVSHTPIEVDHLNDVMEAGKWVDITRQDIPEGPLYSWWSYRSPNWDDSDKGRRLDHVWATPDISNAGHNSRVLRHVRGYEKPSDHAPVFAEFDV
- a CDS encoding tetratricopeptide repeat protein; this translates as MLELNANAAPAADLIKDGTQDTFMADVVEASKTVPVIVDFWAPWCGPCKTLGPALEAAVTKAKGAVKMVKIDVDQNQQLVQMLAQQGLPMQSIPTVVAFFEGQIADMFQGALPQSQLDEFVGKLAVLGGGEADGGLADALEAAETMLAEGEAEDAVETFAAVLEEDPNSALAYSGLARSYLALDQVDQAEAVLNGVPADISEAPEIEAVYAQIALAKQAADAGPVAELRAAVEANPTDLQALFDLSSALHASGDAQGAVDALLDSFRVDRDWNDGAAKTQLFTIFDALPANDPIVLNGRRKLSSLIFV
- a CDS encoding LON peptidase substrate-binding domain-containing protein; the protein is MMHAADLPDVLPIFPLPGALLLPRARLPLHVFEPRYLAMLDDTFKTQNRMIGLIQPQDAHGALRSTGCAGRVTSFSETEDGRYMITLTGISRYQIDEEIEGFTPYRRAKVIWRDFPQDLGEPERDPGFDFETFMTLLKRFLAVKNISADWENLKDADPEMVINSLSMLLPLSNEDKQALLETKTLQKRRETLVTLIEFALMNGRNEEVMQ
- a CDS encoding Trm112 family protein; this translates as MLEALICPQTHAPLTYDAQNQELVSKAAHLAFPIRGGIPIMLVDEARKLD
- a CDS encoding UbiH/UbiF/VisC/COQ6 family ubiquinone biosynthesis hydroxylase, coding for MENKCDIAIIGGGLNGPALALALAKTGFSVTVIDALPVDQRSDPGFDGRAYALALASQRLLRNVGVWTDLADQSQPMYEIKVTDGRAGEGASPWMLHFDHAEIEEGPMGYMVEDRYLRRAFLKAMQAEPNITQLSSETVISQSVTHNTVTISLASGANVTAQLAIGCDGRNSGTATRSGIGRKGWDYGQTAVTCAIAHEHPHQGIAHQFFMPAGPLAILPLPGNVSSIVWSETHARAAELMAMNEGTFLEALRPAFGSFLGDIQLASTRFSYPLNLTLADRFIDDRIALVGDAAHGMHPIAGQGLNAGLRDVGALAEVLSAARARGEDIGNKQVLRRYQQWRRFDTASLALATDTFNKLFSNDNPVLRGLRDFGLSAVNAVPGLRRNFIREAAGLTGDLPRLMR